One region of Vescimonas fastidiosa genomic DNA includes:
- a CDS encoding ATP-binding protein translates to MKNGIEAMITDITATTAEAEDYTGEDGLLYCGKCHTPKEAYFAEGKTCFGRDRHPAECDCQRAAREKQQAAESRQKHLEKVEDLKRRGFTDPAMRNWTFEHDNGRNPQTETARFYVESWETMQAENIGYLFWGGVGTGKSYLAACIANALMEKEVAVCMTNFATILGDLAASFEGRNEYISRLCSYPLLILDDFGMERGTEYGLEQVYSVIDSRYRSGKPLIATTNLTLEELQHPQDTPHARIYDRLTSMCAPVRFTGSNFRKETAQEKLERLKQLMKQRKESL, encoded by the coding sequence ATGAAAAACGGAATTGAAGCTATGATTACGGACATTACAGCCACTACCGCCGAAGCGGAGGACTACACAGGCGAGGACGGGCTTTTATACTGCGGTAAGTGCCATACGCCCAAAGAAGCCTATTTTGCAGAGGGAAAGACTTGTTTCGGGCGTGACCGCCACCCGGCAGAGTGCGACTGCCAGCGGGCAGCCCGTGAAAAGCAGCAAGCCGCCGAAAGCCGACAGAAGCACCTTGAAAAAGTGGAGGACTTGAAACGCCGGGGCTTTACCGACCCTGCTATGCGGAACTGGACATTTGAGCATGACAACGGCAGAAACCCGCAGACCGAAACCGCCCGCTTTTATGTGGAGAGCTGGGAAACCATGCAGGCTGAAAATATCGGCTACCTGTTTTGGGGCGGCGTGGGGACGGGAAAAAGCTACCTTGCCGCCTGTATCGCCAACGCCCTTATGGAAAAAGAGGTTGCCGTCTGCATGACAAACTTTGCAACGATACTGGGTGACCTTGCCGCCAGCTTTGAGGGCAGGAACGAATATATTTCCCGCCTTTGCAGCTACCCTCTGCTGATACTTGATGATTTCGGTATGGAGCGAGGAACAGAATACGGGCTGGAACAGGTTTACAGCGTGATTGACAGCCGTTACCGAAGCGGCAAGCCGCTGATCGCCACGACCAACCTCACGCTGGAGGAATTGCAGCACCCGCAGGACACGCCCCACGCCCGTATCTATGACAGGCTGACTTCCATGTGCGCCCCCGTCCGCTTCACGGGCAGCAACTTCCGAAAGGAAACCGCACAGGAAAAGCTGGAACGCTTAAAGCAACTGATGAAGCAGCGAAAGGAGAGCCTATGA
- a CDS encoding transposon-encoded TnpW family protein, producing the protein MTETKQTSTTKTDRRPDCVTEIRMGNSVLTVSGFFKQGATDTAADKMMKVLEAEAATQKTAI; encoded by the coding sequence ATGACAGAAACGAAACAGACAAGCACCACCAAAACAGACCGCCGCCCGGACTGTGTGACGGAAATCCGCATGGGCAACTCCGTCCTTACCGTTTCCGGCTTCTTCAAGCAGGGCGCAACCGACACCGCAGCCGACAAGATGATGAAAGTGCTGGAAGCGGAAGCTGCTACACAAAAAACGGCGATTTGA